Proteins encoded together in one Candidatus Obscuribacterales bacterium window:
- a CDS encoding glycoside hydrolase family 13 protein — MGIQTPSWVKHAVFYQIFPDRFAQGTPPANADQPWATVQPIPYEPWVAEPTLQGYKGGNLWGVIEKLDYLQDLGINALYFTPIFQSASNHRYHTHDYYQVDPILGGNTAFHALLQASHQRGMKVVLDGVFNHASRGFYFFNDILENGPYSPWVDWFKIEAWPLSAYDGSLPANYRGWVGNRALPEFNHDHPAVREYIMQIGEHWIRQGIDGWRLDVPFEVKAAGFWQEFRDRIKALNSEAYIVGEVWTDSRHWLDGTQFDGVMNYLFTGPTIAFTAGDRVIREHVEAPAYEPYPALDAPAYAAKMQDLLELYDWEIQLTQLNSLASHDTARLMTIAGCDRPSIELATLLQFTFPGAPCIYYGDEVGLPGGFDPDSRRSFPDPADWDQGLLDCHRALIALRHQYEALRVGTYRSLYSHDLLYVFERSLPEQQVWVAVNASDGVQSLPLSKLGSPALSQVVYGSGTLEADTLTLPPRSGIVLT, encoded by the coding sequence ATGGGAATTCAGACACCAAGCTGGGTTAAGCACGCGGTTTTTTACCAGATCTTCCCCGATCGCTTTGCCCAAGGTACGCCCCCAGCCAACGCCGACCAGCCCTGGGCCACTGTCCAACCCATCCCCTACGAACCATGGGTGGCAGAACCAACGCTTCAGGGCTATAAGGGCGGCAACCTCTGGGGTGTGATTGAAAAACTCGACTATCTTCAAGATCTGGGCATTAACGCCCTCTACTTCACGCCCATTTTCCAATCTGCCAGCAATCATCGCTACCACACCCACGACTACTACCAAGTCGATCCAATTTTGGGGGGCAATACCGCCTTTCATGCGTTGCTCCAAGCGTCCCACCAGCGAGGGATGAAGGTGGTGTTAGACGGTGTGTTTAACCATGCCAGCCGTGGCTTTTATTTTTTCAACGATATTTTAGAGAATGGCCCCTATTCGCCTTGGGTCGATTGGTTCAAAATCGAAGCCTGGCCCCTCTCCGCCTACGATGGTTCTTTGCCTGCCAACTATCGAGGCTGGGTCGGCAATCGTGCACTGCCCGAATTCAACCATGATCATCCTGCGGTGCGGGAATATATCATGCAGATTGGAGAACATTGGATCCGCCAAGGCATTGATGGTTGGCGGTTAGATGTGCCCTTTGAAGTGAAAGCAGCAGGATTTTGGCAAGAGTTTCGCGATCGCATCAAGGCGCTTAATTCCGAGGCCTATATTGTGGGCGAAGTGTGGACGGATTCTCGCCATTGGCTGGATGGCACCCAGTTTGATGGGGTGATGAACTATTTGTTTACCGGGCCAACTATTGCCTTTACGGCTGGCGATCGCGTCATCCGAGAGCATGTGGAAGCACCGGCCTATGAACCCTACCCGGCCCTCGATGCCCCCGCCTATGCCGCAAAGATGCAGGATCTGTTGGAACTCTACGATTGGGAGATTCAGCTCACCCAGTTGAATAGCTTGGCTAGCCATGACACGGCGCGCTTGATGACCATTGCGGGGTGCGATCGCCCCAGCATTGAGCTGGCCACTCTGCTGCAGTTTACGTTCCCCGGTGCGCCCTGCATCTACTATGGCGATGAAGTGGGTCTGCCCGGCGGCTTTGATCCAGACTCGCGGCGCAGTTTTCCTGACCCCGCCGATTGGGATCAGGGCTTGCTCGACTGCCACCGCGCCCTGATTGCCCTGCGCCATCAGTATGAAGCGCTGCGGGTGGGCACCTACCGATCGCTCTATAGCCATGACCTGCTGTATGTGTTTGAGCGATCGCTGCCCGAGCAACAGGTGTGGGTGGCGGTGAATGCTTCGGATGGGGTTCAGTCCCTACCCCTTTCCAAGCTAGGATCACCGGCTCTTAGTCAAGTTGTCTACGGCAGCGGCACCTTGGAAGCTGATACGCTCACCCTGCCGCCTCGTTCCGGCATCGTGTTGACCTAG
- a CDS encoding Calvin cycle protein CP12, translating into MSTVANHVFDWAKVEQELQAAIAQARAISKQGNDPKACAAAWDVVEELQAELSHQRHDHPTKSHFEQYCDDYPEALESRLYDV; encoded by the coding sequence ATGTCTACTGTTGCAAACCACGTATTTGACTGGGCTAAGGTTGAGCAAGAACTTCAGGCAGCGATCGCTCAAGCCCGCGCCATTTCTAAGCAAGGTAACGATCCCAAGGCCTGCGCTGCCGCCTGGGATGTGGTTGAAGAACTCCAAGCAGAACTTTCGCACCAGCGCCACGATCATCCAACCAAGAGCCACTTTGAGCAATATTGCGATGACTATCCCGAGGCCCTAGAGTCTCGTCTCTACGACGTGTAG
- a CDS encoding UPF0182 family protein has protein sequence MKYSSVSNLIVIALFLGFISASSLVHVLTESWWFEAVGFSQVFWTRLTWQVGLWFGLLGLYLVVLLGNYFWAMHLTRHRIFRVLVESGRWNPRSEALPNVVAIALALFLAFTAATTSGSAWETVLQYLNPSSFAVQDPIYQQDVGFYLFRLPLYQWLQQVVLSLGLWSLVLAVAVYSLKGELSIGRGWQHLVTGGAKIHLSLLLAAIALAVAAGFWLERYELLYSADGVVYGAGFTDIHARLSAYWFMGISTLVLAALFIGSLWQRSVALPVFGMGVYVLALVLVSGLYPWFQQEFIVKPNELTKEAPYIAHSIDLTRKAYNLETVERQDYPVKNQLDQAAIAAKQSTLQNIRLWDYRPLLSTYQQLQEIRLYYRFSDVDVDRYTLDDDYQQVMLAARELDYSRVPTEAKTWVNQRLKYTHGFGAVMSPVNRVTRNGLPEFLIQDIPPVSNTSLEITQPRLYYGETTDSYIFTGTSTDEFDYPRSEENAANRYDGLGGVPMPTWFHRLAYALDLGNFTVLISNYFTPESRILYHRPILERVRQIAPFLRYDSDPYISVVDGRLQWIIDAYTVSDRFPYSAPVTRSPDFNQSFQGSTIGQVLQANTNYIRNSVKVVVDAYDGVPQFYVVDDQDPLLNTYRQIFPNLFRDRDQIPETLQAHFRYPVDLFKIQSQMYAVYHMSNPEEFYNREDVWRFPLEIYEGRQEVMEPYYVIMDLPGGDRPEFTLILPFTPANRDNMIAWMAARSDGSNYGKLLLYEFPKQELIYGPRQIEARIDQDPEISQQLTLWSQEGSRVIRGDLLVIPIQQSLLYVEPVYLRAEQGELPELRRVIISYGDRTVMEPSLDEAIAAIFGSPDPSAPREPGVATGIPVPPALVEDALTAYQNAQNALQQGDWASYGRYQQELGDLLERLNQPSDEPVPTP, from the coding sequence ATGAAATATTCATCAGTTTCAAACCTGATTGTCATTGCGCTGTTTCTTGGATTTATCAGCGCCTCCAGCCTCGTGCATGTGCTTACCGAATCATGGTGGTTTGAAGCTGTAGGATTTTCTCAGGTTTTTTGGACGAGGCTCACCTGGCAGGTCGGTCTTTGGTTTGGGCTGTTGGGGCTCTACCTGGTGGTGCTCTTGGGCAACTATTTCTGGGCGATGCACCTCACCCGCCATCGCATTTTTCGGGTCTTGGTGGAAAGTGGGCGCTGGAATCCTCGCAGTGAAGCGTTGCCCAATGTGGTGGCGATCGCCCTAGCCCTATTTCTGGCCTTCACCGCCGCCACCACCAGCGGCAGCGCCTGGGAAACGGTGCTGCAATACCTGAATCCTTCCAGCTTTGCCGTCCAAGATCCTATCTATCAACAGGATGTGGGGTTTTACCTCTTTCGTCTGCCGTTGTACCAATGGCTGCAGCAGGTGGTGCTTTCTCTAGGGCTGTGGAGTTTGGTGCTCGCGGTGGCGGTCTATAGCCTCAAGGGTGAGTTGAGTATCGGCCGGGGCTGGCAACATCTGGTCACCGGCGGTGCCAAAATTCACCTGAGTCTGCTGCTGGCAGCGATCGCCTTGGCGGTGGCAGCGGGCTTTTGGCTAGAGCGCTACGAGCTGCTCTATTCCGCCGATGGCGTTGTTTATGGGGCAGGCTTTACCGATATCCATGCGCGGCTCTCGGCCTATTGGTTTATGGGCATCAGCACCTTGGTTTTAGCGGCGTTGTTCATTGGTTCCCTTTGGCAGCGCAGCGTCGCGTTGCCGGTGTTTGGCATGGGTGTCTATGTGCTTGCCTTGGTCTTAGTCAGCGGTCTATACCCCTGGTTCCAGCAGGAGTTTATCGTAAAGCCGAATGAACTGACGAAGGAAGCGCCTTACATTGCCCATAGCATTGACTTAACCCGCAAGGCTTACAACCTAGAAACGGTGGAGCGGCAAGACTATCCGGTGAAAAATCAACTGGATCAAGCGGCGATCGCCGCTAAGCAATCCACCCTGCAAAATATTCGCCTTTGGGACTATCGCCCGCTGCTGTCTACCTACCAGCAACTCCAGGAAATTCGTCTATACTACCGCTTCAGCGACGTCGATGTGGATCGCTACACCCTCGATGACGACTACCAGCAGGTGATGCTGGCTGCACGGGAGCTGGACTATAGCCGCGTGCCCACGGAGGCCAAAACCTGGGTGAACCAGCGGCTGAAGTATACCCATGGGTTTGGGGCGGTGATGAGTCCGGTGAACCGCGTTACCCGCAATGGCCTACCCGAATTTCTCATTCAAGATATTCCACCGGTCTCCAACACCAGCCTAGAGATTACCCAGCCCCGGCTGTACTACGGCGAAACAACCGATAGCTACATTTTCACCGGCACCAGCACCGATGAATTTGACTATCCCCGCAGCGAGGAGAATGCGGCCAATCGCTACGATGGTTTGGGAGGCGTGCCCATGCCCACCTGGTTCCACCGCCTAGCCTATGCCCTGGATTTGGGCAACTTCACGGTGTTGATTTCCAACTACTTCACCCCCGAGTCGCGCATTCTCTACCATCGCCCGATCCTAGAACGGGTGCGGCAGATTGCGCCGTTCCTGCGCTACGACAGTGATCCCTATATCAGCGTTGTGGATGGACGGCTGCAGTGGATTATCGATGCCTATACCGTCAGCGATCGCTTCCCCTATTCGGCACCGGTGACTCGCAGTCCAGATTTTAACCAGTCGTTTCAAGGCAGCACTATTGGCCAGGTGCTCCAAGCTAATACCAACTACATTCGCAACTCGGTGAAAGTGGTGGTTGATGCCTATGATGGCGTGCCCCAGTTTTACGTGGTGGACGATCAAGATCCGCTGCTGAATACCTATCGCCAGATTTTCCCGAACCTGTTTCGCGATCGCGACCAAATTCCCGAAACGCTGCAGGCCCATTTCCGCTACCCGGTGGATCTCTTCAAGATTCAGTCGCAGATGTATGCGGTGTACCACATGAGCAACCCGGAGGAGTTTTATAACCGGGAAGATGTGTGGCGTTTTCCCTTGGAGATCTATGAAGGTCGCCAGGAGGTGATGGAGCCGTACTACGTGATCATGGATTTACCAGGGGGCGATCGCCCTGAATTTACCCTGATCCTGCCGTTTACGCCCGCCAACCGCGACAACATGATTGCCTGGATGGCAGCGCGCTCCGATGGCAGCAACTACGGCAAGCTGCTGCTCTACGAATTTCCTAAGCAGGAGTTAATCTACGGGCCTCGACAAATTGAAGCCCGGATTGACCAAGATCCCGAGATTTCACAGCAGCTCACCCTCTGGAGCCAGGAAGGTTCACGGGTGATTCGTGGCGACTTGCTGGTGATTCCTATTCAGCAATCGTTGCTCTATGTGGAGCCAGTGTATCTCCGGGCTGAGCAAGGCGAATTGCCGGAACTGCGGCGGGTGATCATTTCCTATGGCGATCGCACCGTTATGGAACCCTCCTTAGACGAAGCGATCGCCGCCATCTTCGGCAGTCCTGACCCGTCGGCTCCTCGGGAGCCTGGAGTAGCAACGGGCATCCCCGTACCGCCTGCCTTGGTGGAGGATGCCCTCACGGCCTACCAAAATGCTCAGAATGCTTTGCAGCAGGGCGATTGGGCTAGCTACGGTCGCTATCAACAGGAGTTAGGAGATTTGCTAGAACGCCTAAATCAGCCCAGTGACGAACCGGTGCCTACGCCATAA
- a CDS encoding plastocyanin/azurin family copper-binding protein, translating to MTYQAFPQFRFPRWRLQRSLPRLLGWLLALVIGLGLLPGGAIAAPAPTTVHIDLGTSADELKFVPNHLDFQTGTLYKLVLDNPSPEKHYFTAKDFADAVWTKKVEAGNVEIKGAIHELELRPGTQAEWFFVAMKPGEYELRCVIPGHTESGMVGRLTVTE from the coding sequence ATGACCTATCAAGCCTTCCCCCAGTTCCGATTTCCCCGTTGGAGACTGCAGCGATCGCTGCCTCGACTGCTGGGCTGGCTGCTGGCCCTTGTCATCGGGTTAGGACTGCTGCCTGGAGGGGCGATCGCTGCTCCCGCACCCACCACGGTACATATAGATCTGGGCACCTCGGCAGATGAGCTGAAGTTTGTGCCCAATCACCTAGACTTCCAAACCGGCACACTCTACAAGCTGGTGTTGGATAATCCTAGCCCCGAAAAGCATTACTTCACCGCCAAAGACTTCGCCGATGCCGTTTGGACAAAGAAGGTGGAAGCAGGCAATGTGGAAATCAAGGGTGCCATCCATGAGCTAGAACTGCGCCCCGGCACCCAGGCAGAATGGTTTTTTGTCGCCATGAAGCCCGGGGAGTATGAACTACGCTGCGTGATTCCGGGGCACACGGAATCGGGCATGGTCGGACGCCTAACCGTTACGGAGTAG
- a CDS encoding ABC transporter ATP-binding protein: MDRLNSPTVSLAAEQTAVNRFDEAIAVSQVSFSYPDCPDTLRDISFTLPPGERVGVIGPNGAGKTTLFMLLCGLLRPMTGQISLFEQPVQIGQFHPDIGLVFQNPDDQLLASSVWDDVAFGPQNMGLSDQEVEQRVSHALALTGMTALANRPPHHLSGGEKRMVAIAGILAMQPRVMIYDEPSANLDLRARRRLIQFLQRSPQAMLISSHDLEFILEVCDRVLVIDGGQLVADGPAVDVMGQAEWMESHGLEKPHSLTHR; encoded by the coding sequence ATGGATCGTCTCAACTCTCCCACGGTTTCCCTAGCTGCTGAGCAGACTGCAGTAAATAGGTTCGATGAAGCGATCGCGGTGTCCCAGGTGAGTTTTTCCTATCCCGATTGCCCCGATACGCTGCGGGATATCTCCTTTACCTTGCCCCCCGGTGAGCGCGTCGGGGTGATTGGCCCCAACGGAGCTGGGAAAACCACTCTATTTATGCTGCTCTGCGGCTTGCTGCGACCCATGACGGGACAGATCAGCCTCTTTGAGCAGCCGGTGCAGATAGGGCAGTTCCATCCTGATATTGGGCTGGTATTTCAAAATCCCGATGACCAACTGCTCGCCTCATCGGTGTGGGATGACGTAGCCTTTGGCCCCCAGAATATGGGCTTGTCTGACCAAGAAGTAGAGCAACGGGTGAGCCACGCCCTAGCGCTTACGGGCATGACGGCTCTGGCCAACCGGCCGCCCCACCATCTCTCGGGGGGCGAAAAGCGCATGGTGGCGATCGCGGGCATTTTGGCCATGCAGCCTCGGGTGATGATCTACGACGAACCGTCGGCCAATCTGGATTTACGGGCGCGGCGCAGGTTGATTCAATTCCTGCAGCGATCGCCCCAGGCCATGCTGATCTCGTCCCATGATCTGGAATTCATTCTAGAGGTATGCGATCGCGTCTTAGTCATAGACGGTGGACAATTGGTAGCCGATGGCCCTGCTGTTGACGTGATGGGCCAGGCGGAGTGGATGGAGAGCCATGGTCTAGAAAAACCCCATTCCCTCACCCATCGTTGA
- the cbiQ gene encoding cobalt ECF transporter T component CbiQ, which produces MKLDIDEYAHLQSPIHAWQPRYKLIGLGALMFAVAMVETLWLVPVVMGLTALLYGLSRLPWIYWLQRLRYPSFFLLGVILVLPLMSGETVLWQWGPLTLRQEGCWAVVLIVGRFLSIITLSLLLFGTAPFLQTVKAMRSLGLPTTLTDMLLLSYRYLYEIADQLLRMKQAMRLRGFGYAPTRRIPLIPQRRDLQVFASLAGTLLIRSYEQSERVYQAMRLRGYGHACSPLAARDRPRLDSWSAIATGLSLTLAIALVATEYWIGMKA; this is translated from the coding sequence ATGAAGCTAGACATTGATGAATACGCCCACCTGCAATCGCCCATCCATGCTTGGCAGCCACGCTATAAGCTCATCGGGCTAGGCGCACTAATGTTTGCGGTGGCGATGGTGGAAACGTTATGGCTTGTGCCGGTGGTAATGGGGCTGACGGCATTGCTCTACGGCCTGTCGCGGCTGCCTTGGATCTATTGGCTACAGCGGCTCCGCTATCCAAGCTTTTTTTTGCTCGGGGTGATTCTCGTTTTGCCCCTCATGTCTGGGGAAACGGTGTTATGGCAATGGGGGCCGCTGACCCTGCGGCAGGAAGGCTGCTGGGCAGTGGTCTTGATCGTAGGACGGTTTTTGTCCATCATTACCCTCAGTTTGCTGCTGTTTGGCACCGCTCCTTTTTTGCAAACCGTGAAGGCGATGCGATCGCTAGGACTACCTACCACCCTCACCGATATGCTGCTGCTGTCCTACCGATATCTCTATGAAATTGCCGATCAACTGCTGCGCATGAAGCAGGCCATGCGCCTGCGAGGATTTGGCTATGCACCCACAAGACGGATTCCCTTAATACCCCAGCGGCGGGATTTGCAGGTGTTTGCATCCTTAGCCGGAACGCTGTTAATTCGCAGCTATGAACAGTCGGAACGGGTCTATCAAGCCATGCGGCTGCGGGGCTATGGCCATGCTTGCAGTCCCTTAGCTGCACGCGATCGCCCCCGCTTAGATTCCTGGAGTGCGATCGCCACGGGCTTGAGTTTAACCCTGGCGATCGCCCTGGTCGCCACTGAATATTGGATAGGAATGAAGGCATAA
- the cbiM gene encoding cobalt transporter CbiM — MHLPDGLLSAPVCLGGYGLTGLATWYCLRQIQRDPDVSRNMPKASLLTAAFFVASSIHIPIPPTSVHLVLNGLLGTVLGYYAFPAILIGLLFQAVILGHGGMTVLGVNAVMMGVPALVAYQAFQLRRFWRWGSDRSRLGIFAFLAGALGLGLAALIFFVLVMTNIPAAMDAQAERTAIYGLTLAHIPLMLIEGGFTAMLVLFLHQVKPDLLGHHGTP; from the coding sequence ATGCACCTTCCTGATGGTCTTCTTTCGGCTCCCGTCTGTCTCGGTGGCTATGGGCTAACTGGGCTAGCCACCTGGTACTGCCTACGGCAGATTCAGCGTGATCCGGATGTGAGTCGCAATATGCCCAAAGCATCACTGCTAACGGCAGCTTTTTTTGTAGCATCCTCAATCCACATCCCCATTCCCCCGACCAGCGTGCATTTAGTGCTCAATGGCTTATTAGGAACGGTTTTGGGCTACTACGCCTTTCCTGCCATTTTGATTGGTCTCTTATTTCAAGCGGTAATTTTGGGTCATGGTGGCATGACGGTCTTAGGCGTCAATGCCGTCATGATGGGCGTACCGGCCTTAGTGGCTTATCAAGCCTTTCAACTGCGGCGGTTCTGGCGATGGGGAAGCGATCGCTCTCGATTAGGCATCTTTGCCTTTTTGGCCGGAGCCCTAGGGTTGGGGCTGGCCGCGCTTATCTTCTTCGTGTTGGTGATGACCAATATTCCAGCGGCAATGGATGCCCAAGCCGAGCGAACCGCCATTTATGGTCTCACCCTAGCCCACATACCGCTAATGCTGATTGAAGGCGGCTTTACCGCCATGCTGGTGTTATTCTTACATCAGGTTAAGCCCGATCTTCTAGGTCATCACGGCACACCATGA